Within Euryarchaeota archaeon, the genomic segment GTTCATGATGTTATTTGTCCCTTTCCCCGTCGCCGTCGCTCCAAACAGGATGATGAGGACGCGCTGCATCAGGACCACCATGCCTCGCGTCTTCCAGCGCACGACCGGCCACATGTCGAACTACACGTACCTGGTCGTGGACGAACCTTCCGGGAAAGCGGCCGTCGTCGACCCGTCGTTTGACGCGGGCCCCGTCGAACAGATTGCGACCGAGCGCGGATTCGACATCATCGCGATCCTCGTGACCCACCGTCACTACGATCATGTCA encodes:
- a CDS encoding MBL fold metallo-hydrolase, giving the protein MPRVFQRTTGHMSNYTYLVVDEPSGKAAVVDPSFDAGPVEQIATERGFDIIAILVTHRHYDHVTDVAGLARRTGAKVYAHEVSEVPPPRVPEAGRCRPGGRSSCGRMRNVCPCLRICPFS